In the Opitutia bacterium genome, one interval contains:
- a CDS encoding (Fe-S)-binding protein, translating to MHAPVRPSPFAPGERPKIQLMATCLCDAFYDDVARATVEVLEHLGVEVEFPEGQTCCGQPAFNGGDWPASRKVVRHTLRTFAGTAPVLLPSGSCAAMLRHGALLEFEKESDLPEVKALAARTWEFADFVVNALGVKTWPGRYDATIAFHRNCHNRGTGSEAASLALLNSIAGAKVVPFGEQEQCCGFGGTFSVAFPHVSSSMGTLKLDHIRAAQPDVLVSGDMSCLMHMGGLAQKAGQPIKTQHIAQVMRDALRNGGLLR from the coding sequence ATGCATGCTCCCGTCCGTCCTTCGCCTTTCGCGCCCGGTGAGCGGCCGAAAATCCAGCTGATGGCGACGTGCCTGTGCGACGCGTTCTACGACGACGTCGCGCGCGCCACGGTGGAAGTCCTCGAGCATCTCGGGGTCGAGGTCGAGTTTCCCGAAGGCCAGACCTGCTGCGGACAACCGGCGTTCAATGGCGGCGACTGGCCGGCCTCGCGCAAGGTCGTGCGGCACACGCTGCGCACCTTCGCCGGCACCGCGCCGGTGCTGCTGCCGTCCGGCTCGTGCGCGGCGATGCTGCGGCATGGCGCGTTGCTGGAGTTCGAGAAGGAGTCCGACTTGCCCGAAGTGAAAGCGCTCGCCGCACGCACGTGGGAGTTCGCCGATTTCGTCGTGAATGCCCTCGGCGTGAAGACCTGGCCCGGCCGCTACGACGCGACGATCGCGTTTCACCGCAATTGCCACAATCGCGGCACGGGCAGCGAAGCCGCCTCGCTCGCGCTGCTCAACTCGATCGCGGGCGCGAAGGTCGTTCCCTTCGGCGAGCAGGAGCAATGCTGCGGCTTCGGCGGCACGTTCTCGGTGGCGTTCCCGCACGTCTCCTCGAGCATGGGCACGCTCAAGCTCGACCACATCCGCGCCGCGCAGCCCGATGTGCTCGTCTCGGGCGACATGAGCTGCCTCATGCACATGGGCGGCCTCGCGCAGAAGGCCGGCCAGCCGATC
- a CDS encoding rhamnulokinase produces the protein MKATVHCAAIDLGATSGRVIVGTWTRGRLELTEVHRFPNQFRSLGANDYWDLPYLWSEARAGLLKAKAQFPKLASVGCDAWGVDHVLVNASGRPVYPVHAYRDRRTLEPAKKFEQTGYPRIYALTGLPSHVFNTSLQLQETLAACPGISRTAARCLFIADYFNFLLSGRMENEISICSHSQFLDVKSTEWSAAAMKYFGIPRHWFSQPALAAQKLGPVRDIPELAGVQTVLVPGHDTACAFAAMPAAPDGSDLYLSSGTWSLLGFESDTPVLGEAARAARISNERMGDGRYRPLCSCLGLWLLEKTLPAFSAHPANAAQWKKLIALAEKAPAPAQLIDVTDASLFNPPDMRAAIDAQLKKNGARPPRDLAGYVRLICDSLGRGHADAVRSFERLSGRKFRRILIVGGGSKNRLLCQATADAAGLPVVSYSLEGTAVGNLANQLIGLGVVRDIHAFRAHLARQLKATIYTPRS, from the coding sequence ATGAAAGCAACCGTCCATTGTGCCGCGATCGATTTGGGGGCCACGAGCGGCCGCGTGATTGTCGGCACTTGGACGAGGGGCCGGCTCGAACTCACCGAGGTCCATCGGTTCCCGAACCAGTTCCGCTCGCTCGGCGCGAACGACTACTGGGATCTGCCGTATCTCTGGAGCGAAGCCCGCGCCGGCCTGCTGAAGGCGAAGGCGCAATTCCCGAAGCTAGCCTCGGTCGGCTGCGATGCGTGGGGCGTCGATCACGTGTTGGTGAACGCGTCGGGCCGTCCCGTTTATCCGGTGCACGCCTACCGCGACCGGCGCACGCTGGAACCCGCGAAGAAGTTCGAGCAGACCGGCTATCCCCGCATCTACGCGCTGACCGGCCTGCCCAGTCACGTCTTCAACACCAGCCTCCAATTGCAGGAGACGCTCGCCGCGTGTCCGGGCATCTCGCGCACCGCGGCGCGTTGCCTGTTCATCGCGGATTATTTCAATTTCCTGCTCTCGGGGCGCATGGAGAACGAGATCTCCATCTGCAGCCACTCGCAGTTTTTGGACGTGAAGAGCACGGAGTGGTCGGCGGCCGCGATGAAATACTTCGGCATCCCGCGCCACTGGTTCAGCCAACCTGCGCTCGCCGCGCAGAAACTCGGTCCGGTGCGCGACATTCCCGAACTCGCCGGCGTCCAGACGGTGCTGGTGCCCGGGCACGACACGGCCTGCGCCTTCGCCGCGATGCCGGCGGCGCCCGACGGCTCCGATCTCTACCTGAGTTCCGGCACGTGGTCGCTGCTCGGCTTCGAAAGCGACACGCCGGTGCTCGGTGAAGCGGCGCGCGCCGCGCGCATTTCGAACGAGCGCATGGGCGACGGCCGTTACCGGCCGCTGTGTTCCTGTCTCGGTTTGTGGCTGCTCGAGAAAACGCTGCCGGCATTCTCCGCGCATCCGGCCAACGCCGCGCAGTGGAAGAAGCTCATCGCGCTCGCCGAAAAGGCGCCCGCGCCGGCGCAGCTCATCGACGTGACCGACGCCTCGCTCTTCAACCCGCCTGACATGCGCGCCGCGATCGACGCGCAATTGAAGAAGAACGGCGCGCGCCCGCCGCGCGACCTCGCCGGCTACGTTCGTCTCATCTGCGACTCGCTCGGGCGCGGCCACGCCGACGCCGTGCGGAGTTTCGAGCGGTTGTCCGGCCGCAAATTCCGTCGCATCCTCATCGTCGGCGGCGGTTCGAAGAACCGGCTGCTTTGCCAGGCGACCGCCGATGCTGCCGGCCTGCCCGTCGTGTCGTATTCGCTCGAAGGCACCGCCGTCGGCAATCTGGCGAACCAGCTAATCGGACTCGGCGTCGTGCGTGATATCCACGCCTTCCGTGCCCACCTGGCTCGCCAACTCAAAGCGACCATCTACACTCCGCGATCCTGA
- a CDS encoding bifunctional rhamnulose-1-phosphate aldolase/short-chain dehydrogenase: protein MPSYQFVNYLWDDAKAASLDPVARLVYRSNLLGSDQRITNTGGGNTSSKLTEKDPLTGQPTEVLWVKGSGGDLRTSTRENFSSLYQSKLVGLQSLYAARADKGLKSPAEDDMVGMYTHATFNLNPRASSIDTPLHSFLPGKNVDHMHPNAIIAIAASANCEKLTKEIFGGRMAYVPWMRPGFELGLAMQKIAREQPNIRAIMMGQHGFISWADDDKQCYTDTLAFIEEASAYIEKAYAAKGGDAAAFGGQKYTTLDDTKRRATFAAILPWLRGQVSKEKRFIGTVQDDAKILRFVNSKDAARLAELGTSCPDHFLRTKIKPLYVDWNPQQETVAELKSKLAHGLEAYRKDYAAYYAACKHANSPAMRDPNPTVVLIPGLGMVAWGKDKSESRVTAEFYNCAVEVMRGAEAIDKYIALPQQEAFDIEYWLLEEAKLKRMPAEKELARQVVVVIGAGSGIGKETAHRLVKEGAHIVAVDLNETAAQATAKEIESKYGVGIGVAGTGVSNCGPAVGLAANITDRASVRTMLDNVALAYGGFDSICVTAGIFVPSDTSGHIPDDKWALTFAINVTGSYVVGDEAAKTWKEQGLRGNLVLTTSANAVVAKKGSVAYDTSKAAANHLVRELAIELAPLVRVNGVAPATVVQGSAMFPRDRVIGSLAKYNIPYADDEATESLVKKLAQFYADRTLTKAPITPADQAEAYFLLVSQRLSKTTGQVITVDGGLHEAFLR from the coding sequence ATGCCTTCCTACCAATTCGTCAACTATCTGTGGGACGACGCCAAAGCGGCGTCCCTCGATCCCGTCGCCCGCCTCGTTTATCGCTCCAATCTCCTCGGCAGCGATCAACGCATCACCAACACCGGCGGCGGCAACACGTCCTCGAAGCTCACCGAAAAGGACCCGCTGACCGGCCAGCCGACGGAGGTTCTCTGGGTCAAAGGCTCCGGCGGCGACCTCCGCACGAGCACGCGCGAGAACTTCTCGTCGCTCTACCAGAGCAAGCTCGTCGGCCTCCAATCGCTCTACGCCGCCCGCGCGGACAAGGGCCTGAAGTCGCCCGCCGAGGACGACATGGTGGGCATGTATACGCACGCGACGTTCAACCTGAACCCGCGCGCGTCCTCGATCGACACGCCGCTGCACTCCTTCCTGCCCGGCAAGAACGTCGATCACATGCACCCGAACGCGATCATCGCGATCGCGGCGTCGGCGAATTGCGAAAAGCTGACCAAGGAAATCTTCGGCGGCCGCATGGCCTACGTGCCGTGGATGCGCCCGGGCTTCGAACTCGGCCTCGCGATGCAGAAAATCGCGCGCGAGCAGCCGAACATTCGCGCCATCATGATGGGCCAGCACGGCTTCATCTCGTGGGCCGACGACGACAAGCAGTGCTACACCGACACGCTGGCCTTCATTGAGGAAGCCTCCGCCTACATCGAGAAAGCCTACGCGGCCAAGGGCGGCGACGCCGCGGCCTTCGGCGGACAAAAATACACCACGCTCGACGACACGAAGCGCCGCGCGACGTTCGCCGCGATCCTGCCGTGGCTCCGCGGCCAGGTTTCCAAGGAGAAGCGTTTCATCGGCACCGTGCAGGACGACGCGAAGATCCTGCGCTTCGTGAATTCCAAGGATGCCGCGCGTCTCGCCGAACTCGGCACGTCGTGCCCGGACCACTTCCTTCGCACCAAAATCAAGCCGCTCTACGTCGACTGGAATCCGCAGCAGGAAACCGTCGCCGAGCTGAAGTCGAAACTCGCACACGGCCTCGAAGCCTACCGCAAGGACTACGCGGCTTACTACGCGGCCTGCAAACACGCCAACTCGCCCGCGATGCGCGACCCGAATCCGACCGTCGTGCTGATCCCTGGCCTCGGCATGGTCGCGTGGGGCAAGGACAAGTCCGAGTCGCGCGTCACCGCCGAATTCTACAACTGCGCCGTCGAAGTCATGCGCGGCGCGGAGGCGATCGACAAATATATCGCGCTCCCGCAGCAGGAGGCGTTCGACATCGAGTATTGGCTCCTCGAGGAAGCGAAGCTCAAGCGCATGCCCGCCGAGAAGGAACTCGCGCGCCAAGTCGTCGTCGTGATCGGCGCCGGCTCCGGCATCGGCAAGGAAACTGCGCACCGCCTCGTGAAGGAAGGCGCGCACATCGTCGCCGTCGATCTTAACGAGACCGCCGCGCAGGCGACCGCGAAGGAGATCGAGTCGAAATACGGCGTCGGCATCGGCGTCGCCGGCACGGGTGTTTCCAATTGCGGCCCGGCCGTCGGGCTCGCGGCGAACATCACCGATCGCGCGTCCGTCCGCACGATGCTCGACAACGTCGCGCTCGCCTATGGCGGCTTCGATTCCATCTGCGTCACCGCGGGCATCTTCGTGCCGAGCGACACCTCGGGCCACATTCCCGACGACAAGTGGGCGCTCACCTTCGCCATCAACGTCACCGGCAGCTACGTCGTCGGCGACGAGGCGGCCAAGACTTGGAAAGAGCAGGGCCTGCGCGGCAACCTCGTGCTCACGACCTCGGCCAACGCCGTCGTCGCGAAAAAAGGCTCCGTCGCCTACGACACGTCGAAGGCCGCCGCGAACCACCTCGTGCGCGAACTCGCGATCGAACTCGCGCCGCTCGTGCGGGTGAACGGCGTCGCGCCCGCGACGGTCGTGCAGGGCTCCGCGATGTTCCCGCGCGACCGCGTCATCGGCTCGCTCGCGAAATACAACATTCCCTACGCCGACGACGAGGCGACCGAGTCGCTCGTGAAGAAACTGGCGCAGTTCTACGCCGACCGCACGCTGACGAAGGCGCCGATCACGCCCGCCGACCAAGCCGAAGCGTATTTCCTCCTCGTGTCCCAGCGCCTGAGCAAGACCACCGGCCAGGTGATCACGGTCGACGGCGGCCTGCACGAGGCCTTCCTGCGATGA
- a CDS encoding L-rhamnose isomerase, producing the protein MTASLYDSARETYAALGVDTEAALATLARTPISLHCWQGDDVGGFERAGATLEGGGIQATGNYPGKARTLAELRSDLDAALALIPGKHRLNLHAIYGDFGGKKVDRNAIGVEHFQSWIDWAKQRGMGLDFNPTCFSHPLANDGFTLSHREPAIRQFWIEHAIACRRIGAAMGQALGTPTVTNVWIPDGHKDLPADRKGPRERLEQSLDAVFKEQIDERVHRDAVESKLFGIGSESYVVGSHEFYLGYAVTRKKMLCLDMGHFHPTESVADKISAVLQFAPGLLLHVSRGVRWDSDHVVLFDDVTKALFEELVRGGFLPRTAIGLDYFDASINRVAAWVIGTRNAQKCLLSALLEPSQRLRDLEAAGDHTGRLALLEELKTLPLGAIWEEHCRRANVPGDRQWLPAVTRYEREVLAQRR; encoded by the coding sequence ATGACTGCCTCGCTCTACGATTCCGCCCGTGAAACCTACGCCGCGCTCGGCGTCGATACCGAGGCCGCGCTGGCCACGCTCGCGCGCACGCCGATCTCGCTGCACTGCTGGCAAGGCGACGACGTCGGTGGCTTCGAGCGCGCCGGCGCCACGCTCGAAGGCGGCGGCATCCAGGCGACGGGCAACTATCCCGGCAAGGCGCGCACGCTCGCCGAACTGCGCAGCGACCTCGACGCCGCGCTCGCGCTCATCCCGGGCAAGCACCGCCTGAACCTGCACGCGATCTACGGCGACTTCGGCGGCAAGAAGGTCGATCGCAACGCGATCGGCGTGGAGCATTTCCAGAGCTGGATCGACTGGGCGAAGCAGCGCGGCATGGGCCTCGACTTTAACCCGACGTGCTTCTCGCATCCGCTCGCCAACGACGGTTTCACGCTCTCGCATCGGGAGCCCGCCATCCGCCAGTTTTGGATCGAGCACGCCATCGCGTGCCGCCGCATCGGCGCGGCGATGGGACAGGCGCTCGGCACGCCGACGGTGACGAACGTCTGGATTCCCGACGGCCACAAGGACCTGCCCGCCGACCGCAAGGGCCCGCGCGAGCGCCTCGAGCAGTCGCTCGACGCCGTGTTCAAGGAGCAAATCGATGAACGCGTTCACCGCGACGCGGTCGAGTCGAAGCTCTTTGGCATCGGCTCCGAGAGCTACGTCGTCGGCTCGCACGAATTCTACCTGGGCTACGCCGTCACCCGGAAAAAGATGCTCTGCCTCGACATGGGGCACTTCCACCCGACGGAGTCGGTCGCGGACAAGATTTCCGCTGTGCTGCAATTTGCCCCCGGCCTGCTGCTGCACGTGAGTCGCGGCGTCCGTTGGGACAGCGATCACGTGGTGCTCTTCGACGACGTCACCAAGGCGCTGTTCGAGGAACTCGTTCGCGGCGGCTTTCTCCCGCGCACGGCCATCGGCCTCGACTACTTCGACGCGAGCATCAACCGCGTTGCGGCCTGGGTCATCGGCACGCGCAACGCCCAGAAGTGCCTGCTCTCCGCATTGCTCGAGCCGTCGCAGCGCCTCCGCGATCTCGAAGCGGCCGGCGACCACACGGGCCGCCTCGCGCTGCTGGAGGAGCTCAAGACGCTCCCGCTCGGCGCCATCTGGGAGGAGCACTGCCGCCGCGCCAATGTGCCCGGCGACCGCCAGTGGCTCCCGGCGGTGACACGCTACGAGCGCGAAGTGCTCGCGCAGCGCCGCTGA
- a CDS encoding sialate O-acetylesterase, with protein MPCPVLFRRGVWLCLAAFLAASLRADVRCAKLFTDHMVLQRERPVPIWGTATPGEKIAVAFANQTKETVAATDGAWRITLDALATSAEPRELVVRGANKVTFRDVLVGEVWFASGQSNMEKPLGERKGQKPTTGYDLEIAAARYPLLRLFQVPRTDLKQDGAGVFRWLPCSPETLRESNFSAAAYYFGWQVQQTLGVPIGIIHSSFGGTRIEAWLPPEAFADPQLAGLEKEHYAAWVPGVQPTELFTSMVRPYAPFAVRGFLWYQGETNCMVPDSDRYAHKLTTLIAHWRRVWGNADAPFYGVLLAPFDYSKWEKFATTELALPRFWQAQIEALSAPRTGYAVISDGVDDLHDIHPVNKRVVGDRLARLALNETYGRTDIAAHGPTLASWKVDGAALVVTFAHAEGLHTRDNLPPTDFAVAGTDHVFHPAQATIKDATITLTCPEVPAPIAARFGWHETARPNLVNRAGLPATPFRTDDWPVKIDRPVSKPLEMRP; from the coding sequence ATGCCCTGCCCTGTCCTTTTCCGCCGCGGTGTCTGGCTCTGCCTCGCCGCTTTCCTTGCGGCCTCACTGCGCGCCGACGTGCGTTGCGCCAAGCTGTTCACCGACCACATGGTCCTCCAGCGCGAGCGCCCCGTCCCGATTTGGGGCACCGCCACGCCGGGCGAGAAGATCGCGGTCGCTTTCGCCAACCAAACCAAGGAGACCGTCGCCGCGACCGACGGCGCGTGGCGCATCACGCTCGATGCGCTGGCAACGAGCGCGGAGCCGCGCGAACTCGTCGTGCGTGGCGCGAACAAGGTGACCTTCCGCGACGTGCTCGTGGGCGAAGTCTGGTTCGCCTCCGGCCAATCCAACATGGAGAAGCCGCTCGGCGAGCGAAAGGGCCAGAAGCCCACGACCGGCTACGACCTCGAGATCGCCGCCGCGCGCTATCCGCTGCTGCGCCTGTTTCAGGTGCCGCGCACCGACCTCAAGCAGGACGGCGCGGGCGTCTTCCGCTGGTTGCCGTGCTCGCCCGAAACATTGCGCGAGTCGAATTTCTCGGCCGCGGCCTACTACTTCGGCTGGCAGGTGCAGCAAACGCTCGGCGTCCCCATCGGCATCATCCACTCCAGCTTCGGCGGCACGCGCATCGAGGCGTGGCTGCCGCCCGAGGCCTTCGCCGACCCGCAACTCGCCGGACTCGAAAAGGAGCACTACGCCGCCTGGGTGCCCGGCGTGCAACCGACCGAGCTTTTCACGAGCATGGTTCGTCCCTACGCACCGTTCGCCGTGCGCGGCTTCCTCTGGTATCAGGGCGAGACCAACTGCATGGTGCCCGACTCCGACCGCTACGCGCACAAGCTCACGACGCTGATCGCGCACTGGCGTCGCGTGTGGGGAAACGCCGACGCGCCGTTCTACGGCGTGCTGCTCGCGCCGTTCGACTACTCGAAGTGGGAGAAATTCGCCACGACCGAGCTCGCTCTGCCGCGCTTCTGGCAGGCGCAAATCGAAGCGCTCTCCGCCCCGCGCACCGGCTACGCCGTCATCAGCGACGGCGTCGACGATCTCCACGACATCCATCCCGTGAACAAGCGCGTCGTCGGCGACCGTCTCGCGCGCCTTGCGCTGAACGAGACCTACGGCCGCACCGACATCGCCGCGCACGGACCAACGCTCGCGAGTTGGAAAGTCGACGGTGCCGCTCTCGTCGTCACGTTTGCCCACGCGGAAGGCCTGCACACGCGCGACAACCTGCCGCCGACCGACTTCGCCGTCGCCGGCACCGACCACGTCTTCCATCCCGCCCAAGCGACGATCAAGGACGCAACGATCACGCTCACGTGTCCCGAAGTTCCCGCGCCGATCGCCGCACGCTTTGGATGGCACGAGACCGCGCGCCCGAACCTCGTCAACCGCGCCGGCCTCCCCGCCACGCCCTTCCGCACCGACGACTGGCCGGTGAAGATCGATCGTCCAGTTTCCAAGCCGCTCGAGATGCGGCCCTGA
- a CDS encoding beta-galactosidase, with product MSTFRRLVSVVTLLTLGLVARAANVPPLMYGAAWYPEQWSEATWEADLARMQAAGLNMVRIGEFAWSSLEPSESNYQLDWMERAVAAAARHGMVTIIGTPTDTPPAWLTTKYPEVLRVSEDGKQLQHGSRRHFSIASAKYRELCARIVTQLAQRFGQNPNVVAWQIGNEFTEDSFDDESKRGWHVWLEQRYGSLDQLNRHWMTAYWSQTYSQWNQIPMTTGRANPGLLLDYKRYVTDTWLAFQRNQIAVLRAHVEPRQLITTNLGGVGWANRFNRQLIAADYDVISWDEYLGAGYADNSRNGTGHLDPDRSGSTHDLVRGWKQRNFWVLEMPPGFVDWSSVSNSLDRGETRAMAWHSVAHGADCVAYWQWRSALNGQEQYHGSLVGPDGEPVPVYAEAAQAGREFAQAAPVIAGTSPVAEVALIHDYDSRWAIDFNRFSNRYEQLEVLHSYYKALRQQTQSVDIVTPAMDLARYKLIVAPSLNVVSTELAAKLTAWVEAGGHLVLGPRTGMKNEFNALNTQRQPGPLVAPLGGRVEQFYALLEDVPVTGEWGSGRATVWAETLAPLTAAQLSAFSPQRSASAGEIEVPLRYGPGNDWLAGQPAALRRPVGKGTITYLGAVVDQPLMQALAKQWTALAKVDAPVIGVPERVSVGRRVAADREVYILTNFSAGPQDIALPAPMTDVLNGGEVTKLNLPRYGVAVLCRRIVALPSR from the coding sequence CAGCCTCGAGCCGTCCGAGAGCAATTACCAACTCGACTGGATGGAGCGCGCCGTCGCTGCGGCCGCGCGCCACGGCATGGTCACCATCATCGGCACGCCGACCGACACGCCGCCGGCGTGGCTGACGACGAAATATCCCGAGGTCCTGCGCGTCAGCGAGGACGGCAAGCAGCTCCAGCACGGCTCGCGCCGGCACTTTTCCATCGCGAGCGCGAAATACCGCGAACTCTGCGCGCGGATCGTCACGCAGCTCGCCCAGCGCTTTGGCCAGAATCCGAACGTTGTCGCGTGGCAGATCGGCAACGAGTTCACCGAAGACTCGTTCGACGACGAATCGAAGCGCGGCTGGCACGTGTGGCTGGAGCAGCGCTACGGCTCGCTCGACCAGTTGAACCGCCACTGGATGACCGCGTATTGGAGCCAGACGTATTCGCAGTGGAACCAGATTCCGATGACCACGGGACGCGCCAATCCGGGCCTGTTGCTCGACTACAAGCGCTACGTCACGGACACGTGGCTCGCCTTCCAGCGCAACCAGATCGCGGTGCTGCGCGCGCACGTGGAGCCGCGCCAGCTCATCACGACCAATCTCGGCGGCGTCGGCTGGGCGAACCGTTTCAACCGCCAGCTCATCGCGGCCGACTACGACGTCATCTCGTGGGACGAATACCTCGGCGCCGGCTACGCCGACAATTCGCGCAATGGCACCGGGCACCTCGATCCCGACCGCAGCGGTTCGACGCACGATCTCGTGCGCGGCTGGAAGCAGCGGAATTTCTGGGTGCTGGAGATGCCGCCCGGTTTCGTCGACTGGTCGAGCGTCAGCAACTCGCTCGACCGAGGCGAGACGCGCGCGATGGCGTGGCACTCGGTCGCGCACGGCGCCGATTGCGTCGCCTACTGGCAATGGCGCAGCGCGTTGAACGGGCAGGAGCAATACCACGGCTCGCTCGTCGGCCCCGACGGCGAGCCCGTGCCGGTTTACGCCGAGGCCGCGCAGGCGGGACGCGAGTTCGCGCAGGCGGCGCCGGTGATCGCGGGCACTTCGCCGGTCGCGGAGGTCGCGCTGATCCACGACTACGACAGCCGCTGGGCGATCGACTTCAATCGCTTCAGCAACCGCTACGAACAGCTCGAAGTGCTGCACAGCTACTACAAGGCGCTGCGGCAGCAGACGCAGTCGGTCGACATCGTCACGCCCGCGATGGACCTCGCCCGCTACAAGCTGATCGTCGCCCCGAGCCTCAACGTCGTTTCCACGGAGTTGGCGGCGAAGCTCACCGCATGGGTCGAAGCTGGCGGCCATCTCGTCCTCGGTCCGCGCACGGGCATGAAGAACGAATTCAACGCGCTCAACACCCAGCGCCAGCCCGGCCCGCTCGTGGCCCCGCTCGGCGGTCGCGTGGAGCAATTCTACGCGTTGCTCGAAGACGTGCCGGTCACCGGCGAGTGGGGCAGTGGCCGCGCGACGGTGTGGGCGGAGACGCTGGCGCCGCTGACCGCGGCGCAGCTTTCAGCGTTCAGCCCTCAGCGCTCAGCTTCCGCAGGCGAGATCGAGGTCCCGTTGCGCTACGGCCCGGGCAACGACTGGCTCGCCGGCCAGCCCGCGGCGCTCCGTCGCCCGGTGGGGAAGGGCACGATCACCTACCTCGGCGCGGTTGTCGATCAGCCGCTGATGCAGGCACTCGCGAAGCAGTGGACCGCACTCGCAAAGGTCGATGCGCCGGTCATCGGCGTGCCCGAGCGCGTCAGCGTCGGCCGTCGCGTCGCGGCCGATCGCGAAGTCTACATCCTCACGAATTTCTCCGCCGGCCCGCAGGACATCGCGTTGCCCGCACCGATGACCGACGTCCTGAACGGAGGCGAGGTGACCAAGCTCAATCTGCCCCGCTACGGCGTCGCGGTGCTTTGCCGTCGCATTGTCGCTCTACCCTCGCGCTGA